The Microbacterium sp. LKL04 sequence CCGGTCCAGGCGTTCCTCGCGGGGACCGGCCAGGTCCGGCACCCGCCCCTGCGCGCCTGCGACGGCGAGGTCGATGAGCCGCGCGGCGACCTCCGCCGCGGCGACCGGCTGCACCCGTGCACGCGGAGCGAGCTGAAGCGGCCCGAGGCGCGCCTGCATCGCGACCTGCCCGGCGAACTCGTGGAACTGCGTCGCCCGCAGGATGCTCCACGGCAGGGCGCCGTCCTCGAAGACCTGCTCCTGCCGGACCTTGCCGGCGTAGTAGCCGTTCGGGTTCCGGTCGATCCCGACGATCGACAGGAGCACGGCATGCCCGACCCCGGTGCTCGCCGCGGCGGAGAGGAGGGTGCCGGACGCCGCGGCGAAGAACTCCGTCGCCGTCGCCGCGCTGGTCGTGGCGACGCTCGCTGCGTCGATGACCGCCTCCGTCCCCGCGAGGGCGCGCTCGACCGCCGCCCGGTCCCGGAGGTCCACCCCCGCGGCGCGCGAGAGGACGACGACGTCGTGCCGCGCCTCCCGCGCTCGCTCCACCACGAGCCGTCCCACCGTGCCTGTCCCGCCTGCCACTGCGATCTTCATGTCGTCCCTTCCGAAGGTGTGTCACTGTGGTGACGACGCAGCCTCCCCGAATGTGAGGCCCGGGACGGAGATCGCCATGACGGATGCCGCGACCCGCCCGATCGGCGACGTCGACGCCTCCCGCCGTACGCTCGTCGCCGCGGCGTACCGCATGCTCGGAACGTTGGCCGACGCTGAGGACGCAGTGCAGGAGGCTTACGTCCGGTGGCTGCGATTGAGCGCATCCGAGCGCGAGGCCATCGAGAATCCCGGCGGCTGGCTCATGCGCGTGACGGGACGGATCTGCCTCGACGTGCTGGGCTCCGCACGCGTCCGGCACGAGACGTACGTGGGGGAGTGGCTGCCCGAGCCGGTTCCCGTCGGCGCGTCCGGTGACCCTGTCGATGTCGTCGTCGGGGCCGAGGGCGTGTCGACCGCCCTCCTGGTGGTGGTGGAGACGCTCACCCCCGCCGAGCGCGTCGCCTTCGTGCTACACGAGGCGTTCGCGGTGCCGTTCGCCGAGATCGCCGAGGTGCTGGGGAGGTCGGCGGACGCGTGCCGGCAATTGGCGGCATCCGCTCGCCGTCACGTCGGGCGCCGCGCGGGCGCCGGCGTCCCGCGGGGCCGTCACGACGAACTGATCGCGGCCTTCGCCGCCGCGAGTGCGAGCGGGAGTCTCGACGCCCTCGTCCGGGTGCTCGCGCCCGACGTCGTCCTGGTCTCCGACGGCGGCGGGATCGTGTCCGCCGCGCGGCGGCCGGTCCGCGGGGCGGACCACGTCGCGCGCTTCCTGCTCGGGCTCGCGGCCAAGCAGCCGACCGCGACCTACGAGCCGGCCGTCACCGGAGACGGGCTCGGGTTCGCGATCCGGGTCGACGGCGTCCTCGCGGCCGCGGTCACCTTCGCCACCGATGGTGATCGGATCACCGATGTCTGGATGATGCGGAACCCCGAGAAGCTTCGCGCGTGGGTGTAGCGTCCCGCGGCGACACATGCGGATCGCGGTACCCGGCGCGCCGGTAGAATCGCCGGAACCCGCTCTCCTGCGCCCTGCCGCGACGTCCCGTCGCGCGGCGCCGCACCCTCGAGGAACCGCACCATGACCGTCTTCTCCGAATCGGGATTCTCCGTCGCCGTCGTCGGCGCCACCGGACAGGTCGGGACGGTGATGCGCGACATCCTCGTCGACCGCGCTTTCCCGATCCGCGAGCTGCGCCTGTTCGCGACGGCACGCTCGGCGGGCTCGACGATCGAGGTCGACGGTCGCGAGATCGTCGTCGAGGACGTCGCGACGGCGGACCCCAGCGGCATCCAGATCGCCCTGTTCTCGGCGGGTGCGACGGGCTCCCGCGCCCACGCCCCGCGCTTCGCGGATGCCGGCGCCGTCGTCATCGACAACTCGAGCGCCTGGCGCATGGACCCCGAGGTGCCGCTCGTCGTCAGCGAGGTCAACCCGCACGCGATCCGCAACCTGCCCAAGGGCATCATCGCCAACCCGAACTGCACGACGATGGCCGCGATGCCCGTCCTGAAGCCGCTGCACGTCGAGGCGGAGCTCGTCCGGCTCACCGTCAGCACGTACCAGGCGGTCTCGGGCTCCGGTCTCGCGGGCGCCGAGGAGCTCCTCGGCCAGGTCGAATCCGTCGTCGCCCAGGGCGGAGCCATCGGCCTCGTCCACGACGGTGCCGCGGTGGACTTCCCCGAGCCGCAGAAGTACGTCGCGCCCATCGCCTTCAACGTCATCCCGTTCGCGGGCAGTCTCGTCGACGACGGCGACAACGAGACCGACGAGGAGAAGAAGCTCCGCAACGAGAGCCGCAAGATCCTCGAGCTCCCGGGCCTCCGCGTCGCCGGCACGTGCGTCCGTGTTCCGGTCTTCACGGGCCACTCGCTGTCGATCCACGCCGAGTTCGCCGAGGACATCACGCCCGACCGGGCCCGTGAGATCCTTGCGGACGCCGCAGGCGTCGCCCTGGCCGACGTCCCCACGCCGCTCGTTGCCGCCGGAGCCGACCCGAGCCTCGTCGGACGCATCCGCGCCGACCAGTCCGCGCCCGAGGGCAAGGGGCTCGTGCTCTTCATCAGCAACGACAACCTCCGCAAGGGCGCGGCGCTCAACGCCGTTCAGATCGCCGAGCTCGTCGCGGCCGACCTGGCCGCCCGCGTCTGAGGACGGATGCCGGGTCCCGCCCCGCGTGATGGGACCCGGCATCCGCCTTTCATCAGGGGAAAGAACCCGCTTTCCTGCCGCCTCGACCCGCCGCGGGCGGCGACTCCGGCCGTAGCGGCGACGTAGACTGGATGACCGTGACTGACAATCCCGGAGCAGACGATCAGGCCGCAGAGAACGCCGCAGCAGCCGGCCCCGCCGCAGTGAGTCCGACGGACACCTACGACGCCCTGCTCATCGGCGGCGGCATCATGAGCGCCACCCTCGGCACCCTCCTGCAGCAGCTCGAGCCGGACTGGAAGATCGGCGTCTTCGAGCGCCTCTCCGAGGTCGCGCAGGAGTCCTCCAACGCGTGGAACAACGCGGGGACGGGCCACGCCGCCCTCTGCGAGCTGAACTACACGCCCGAGTCCTCCGACGGCACGATCGATCCCTCGAAGGCGATCGGCATCAACGAGCAGTTCCAGCAGTCGCGTCAGCTGTGGAGCGCCCTCATCGAGCGCGGCGTCCTCGACGAGCCGTCCACCTTCATCAACGCGACGCCGCACATGACCTTCGTCCGCGGCGAGAAGGATGTCGCGTTCCTCAAGAAGCGCTACGAGGTGCTCAAGGAACAGCCTCTGTTCGCCGGCATCGAGTACTCCGAGGACTCCCGCGTCATCAACGAGTGGGCGCCGCTGCTCATGCAGAAGCGTCGCAAGGGCGAGCCGTTCGCGGCCACCCGCGTCCCCGCGGGCACCGACGTCGACTTCGGCTCGCTCACCCGCCAGCTCTTCGAGCACCTCGCCGCCTCCGGCGTGGATGTCGAGACCAACCGAGAGGTACGGAACCTCAAGCGCCAGAAAGACGGCACGTGGGAGGTCACCTACCGCCAGACGGTCGGCCGGACCCCCGGGAAGGTGCGGGCGCGGTTCGTCTTCGTGGGTGCGGGCGGCTGGGCCATCAAGCTCCTGCAGCGCTCCGGCATCCCCGAGATCTCGGGCTACGGCGTGTTCCCGATCGGCGGCCAGTGGCTGAAGACCTCGAAGCCCGAGCTCGTCGCGCAGCACAAGGCGAAGGTCTACTCGCAGGCCTCCGTCGGCGCGCCCCCCATGTC is a genomic window containing:
- a CDS encoding SDR family oxidoreductase — its product is MKIAVAGGTGTVGRLVVERAREARHDVVVLSRAAGVDLRDRAAVERALAGTEAVIDAASVATTSAATATEFFAAASGTLLSAAASTGVGHAVLLSIVGIDRNPNGYYAGKVRQEQVFEDGALPWSILRATQFHEFAGQVAMQARLGPLQLAPRARVQPVAAAEVAARLIDLAVAGAQGRVPDLAGPREERLDRMIRAWVHRDGSRRLVIPVDIPSAQMRGMREGLALPGPGATIAGPSFVDWLRSRR
- the sigJ gene encoding RNA polymerase sigma factor SigJ; protein product: MRPGTEIAMTDAATRPIGDVDASRRTLVAAAYRMLGTLADAEDAVQEAYVRWLRLSASEREAIENPGGWLMRVTGRICLDVLGSARVRHETYVGEWLPEPVPVGASGDPVDVVVGAEGVSTALLVVVETLTPAERVAFVLHEAFAVPFAEIAEVLGRSADACRQLAASARRHVGRRAGAGVPRGRHDELIAAFAAASASGSLDALVRVLAPDVVLVSDGGGIVSAARRPVRGADHVARFLLGLAAKQPTATYEPAVTGDGLGFAIRVDGVLAAAVTFATDGDRITDVWMMRNPEKLRAWV
- a CDS encoding aspartate-semialdehyde dehydrogenase, producing MTVFSESGFSVAVVGATGQVGTVMRDILVDRAFPIRELRLFATARSAGSTIEVDGREIVVEDVATADPSGIQIALFSAGATGSRAHAPRFADAGAVVIDNSSAWRMDPEVPLVVSEVNPHAIRNLPKGIIANPNCTTMAAMPVLKPLHVEAELVRLTVSTYQAVSGSGLAGAEELLGQVESVVAQGGAIGLVHDGAAVDFPEPQKYVAPIAFNVIPFAGSLVDDGDNETDEEKKLRNESRKILELPGLRVAGTCVRVPVFTGHSLSIHAEFAEDITPDRAREILADAAGVALADVPTPLVAAGADPSLVGRIRADQSAPEGKGLVLFISNDNLRKGAALNAVQIAELVAADLAARV
- a CDS encoding malate:quinone oxidoreductase, which codes for MTVTDNPGADDQAAENAAAAGPAAVSPTDTYDALLIGGGIMSATLGTLLQQLEPDWKIGVFERLSEVAQESSNAWNNAGTGHAALCELNYTPESSDGTIDPSKAIGINEQFQQSRQLWSALIERGVLDEPSTFINATPHMTFVRGEKDVAFLKKRYEVLKEQPLFAGIEYSEDSRVINEWAPLLMQKRRKGEPFAATRVPAGTDVDFGSLTRQLFEHLAASGVDVETNREVRNLKRQKDGTWEVTYRQTVGRTPGKVRARFVFVGAGGWAIKLLQRSGIPEISGYGVFPIGGQWLKTSKPELVAQHKAKVYSQASVGAPPMSVPHLDTRVVDGEASLLFGPFATFSPKFLKNGRMTDIVAQVRPGNILPMLKVAIDNPGLIKYLVSELLKGHGKKVDSLRDFMPSARDEDWELLQAGQRAQVMKKDPKKGGVLQFGTEVVSSADGSIAGLLGASPGASTGASIMLGLLKTCFPDRLAGWEPTLKTLIPTYGQTLNTSPETASEVLQKTAAALQINV